A region of Candidatus Caccoplasma merdavium DNA encodes the following proteins:
- a CDS encoding YgiQ family radical SAM protein — protein sequence MQAPRTDMQSWLPTTRKELEQRGWDWVDVILFSGDAYVDHPSFGVAVIGRVLEAEGLRVAIVPQPNWRDDLRDFKKLGRPRLFFGVSAGAMDSMVNHYTANKRLRSDDAYTPDGRAGMRPDYPTIVYTRILKQLYPDVPVVIGGIEASLRRVTHYDYWQDCLRPGILIESGADILSYGMGEETMRTIARRLRAGEPLSALHDVPQTVVVRNVSELPAEKESDTHCVLASHEECLRSKKVQARNFCRVEEESNRYTARLLWQRCGDQALKINPPFPPITGEELDAIYDLPFTRLPHPRYRGKTIPAFEMIKFSITLHRGCFGGCAFCTISAHQGKFISSRSEASVLREVDKIIAMPDFKGYLSDLGGPSANMYRMTGKKTSACRVCKRPSCLWPAVCPNMQVDHRPLLHLYRAVDAKAEIKRSFIGSGVRYDLLLHRNDDETLNAASREYTRELITRHVSGRLKVAPEHTSSRVLRCMRKPAFSQFEQFRTNFERINREEGLNQQLIPYFISSHPACEAVDMAELAAITKSLHFHLEQVQDFTPTPMTLATEIYYTGYDPYTGERIYTARTSEEKLAQRQFFFWYKPEARRGIEQALHRMGREDLLGKLYGRGAGAHPFETPAHKTKVASYNPNFNPAKRREAMQLKNRKNEESNGGFGKKSPKKK from the coding sequence ATGCAAGCACCCCGTACCGATATGCAGTCCTGGTTGCCCACCACCCGCAAGGAATTGGAACAGCGGGGGTGGGATTGGGTCGATGTGATACTCTTCTCGGGCGACGCTTATGTCGACCACCCTTCGTTTGGCGTGGCGGTCATAGGTCGCGTGTTGGAAGCCGAAGGTCTGCGTGTAGCTATTGTGCCGCAACCCAACTGGCGGGACGACTTGCGCGACTTCAAGAAGTTGGGACGACCGCGACTTTTCTTCGGCGTGTCGGCCGGAGCCATGGATTCGATGGTCAATCACTACACGGCCAACAAACGGTTGCGCTCCGACGATGCTTATACCCCCGACGGCCGTGCCGGCATGCGACCCGACTATCCCACCATCGTTTATACCCGCATACTCAAACAACTCTATCCCGACGTGCCCGTGGTTATCGGCGGTATCGAGGCTTCCCTGCGTCGCGTTACCCACTACGATTATTGGCAAGACTGTTTGCGGCCGGGCATTCTCATCGAGAGCGGTGCCGATATCCTCTCTTATGGCATGGGCGAGGAGACGATGCGCACGATAGCCCGACGTTTGCGGGCCGGAGAACCCCTCTCGGCTCTGCATGATGTCCCGCAGACGGTCGTGGTGCGGAATGTCTCGGAACTGCCCGCCGAGAAAGAGAGCGACACTCATTGTGTGCTGGCTTCGCACGAGGAGTGCTTGCGCAGCAAGAAGGTGCAGGCTCGCAATTTCTGCCGGGTCGAGGAGGAGTCCAACCGTTACACGGCGCGTCTCCTGTGGCAGCGGTGCGGCGACCAGGCCCTGAAAATTAACCCGCCCTTTCCGCCCATCACCGGCGAAGAGCTCGATGCCATATACGACTTGCCGTTTACCCGACTGCCGCACCCTCGCTATCGGGGGAAAACGATACCTGCCTTTGAGATGATAAAGTTCTCGATAACGTTGCATCGGGGCTGTTTCGGCGGTTGTGCCTTCTGCACCATTTCGGCTCATCAGGGAAAGTTCATCTCTTCCCGTTCCGAGGCTTCGGTTTTGCGTGAAGTCGACAAGATTATTGCCATGCCCGATTTCAAGGGCTATCTCAGTGACCTGGGTGGGCCGTCGGCCAACATGTACCGCATGACGGGAAAGAAGACGTCGGCTTGTCGGGTTTGCAAGCGCCCTTCGTGTCTGTGGCCTGCGGTATGTCCCAATATGCAGGTCGACCATCGTCCGCTGTTGCACCTCTATCGGGCGGTCGATGCCAAAGCGGAGATAAAACGCTCCTTCATAGGCAGCGGCGTGCGTTATGACCTGCTGTTGCATCGGAATGACGACGAGACCCTCAATGCCGCTTCGCGGGAATATACCCGGGAGCTGATTACGCGGCATGTCTCGGGGCGTCTGAAAGTGGCGCCCGAGCACACCTCGTCGCGGGTCCTTCGTTGTATGCGCAAACCCGCATTCAGCCAGTTTGAGCAGTTCCGCACCAATTTTGAACGCATCAATCGCGAAGAGGGGCTCAACCAGCAACTCATACCCTATTTCATTTCGAGTCACCCCGCTTGTGAGGCCGTCGACATGGCCGAGTTGGCGGCCATTACCAAGAGTCTCCATTTCCATCTCGAACAGGTGCAGGATTTTACGCCCACCCCCATGACCCTTGCCACCGAGATATATTATACCGGTTACGACCCCTATACGGGCGAACGGATATATACCGCCCGCACGTCCGAAGAGAAATTGGCTCAGCGTCAGTTCTTTTTCTGGTACAAACCCGAAGCGCGCCGGGGCATCGAACAAGCCTTGCATCGCATGGGACGGGAAGATTTGCTCGGAAAATTATATGGCCGTGGGGCAGGGGCTCACCCTTTCGAGACGCCGGCACACAAAACCAAGGTCGCCTCTTACAATCCCAATTTCAACCCGGCGAAACGTCGGGAGGCCATGCAACTGAAAAACCGCAAAAACGAGGAGAGCAACGGCGGCTTCGGGAAGAAATCGCCGAAGAAAAAATAG
- a CDS encoding MATE family efflux transporter, producing MTQYFKRYTAHYRSLLTMGVPIMVGQLGVILTGFVDNIMVGHHMTEELSAASFVNNIFMLPLMFATGFAMGITPLIGEQTGRNELLRAGQTFRYGLYANGMLAIALIVIMGTLYFFLDRLGLPQELLPLMRPYYLLHLVGLVPVLLFNAFKHFADGTTDTLTPMYILLASNLLNIIGNTILIYGYAGFPEWGLFGAGVSTLIARVFTIVAGLWIFLYRKRYRRFKAGFFGQPGNAKLYRPILTMGIPIALQLGMETGSFSLSVILIGWIGSTALAAHQAAVTFSTIGFLLYSGIGAAITIGISKARGSGQKEEIRPIATAGIHLVLLLVLLVTGVMFFTRQHIGYIFTDSPDVARLVSAIVIPMMVYQLGDGMQISLAGALRGLGVVKPMVWIAFVSYFVVSLPASYAFAFLCHGEAPGVWWGYPVGLSCAALLFLWKFLQNSRPSALRP from the coding sequence ATGACACAGTATTTCAAAAGATATACCGCACATTACCGTTCGTTGCTGACCATGGGCGTACCCATCATGGTCGGGCAGTTGGGCGTTATCCTCACGGGGTTTGTCGACAACATCATGGTCGGTCACCACATGACCGAAGAATTGTCGGCCGCATCGTTCGTGAACAACATTTTCATGCTGCCGCTCATGTTTGCGACCGGTTTTGCCATGGGCATCACGCCGCTTATCGGAGAACAGACGGGGCGGAACGAACTGCTGCGCGCGGGACAGACATTCCGATACGGGCTCTATGCCAACGGCATGCTGGCCATCGCACTCATCGTCATCATGGGGACGCTCTATTTCTTCCTCGACCGGCTGGGGCTGCCGCAAGAGTTGCTGCCACTGATGCGGCCTTATTATCTGCTGCACCTCGTCGGGCTTGTTCCCGTGCTGTTGTTCAACGCGTTCAAGCATTTCGCCGACGGTACGACCGACACCCTCACCCCCATGTACATACTCCTGGCCAGCAACTTGCTGAACATCATTGGCAACACCATCCTCATCTACGGATATGCCGGGTTTCCCGAATGGGGCCTTTTCGGAGCGGGTGTCTCGACGCTCATCGCCCGGGTGTTTACGATTGTGGCCGGGCTGTGGATATTCTTGTACCGGAAACGTTACCGCCGCTTCAAGGCCGGATTTTTCGGTCAACCGGGAAATGCCAAGCTCTACCGGCCCATTCTCACCATGGGCATACCCATCGCCTTGCAACTGGGTATGGAAACGGGATCGTTCAGCCTCAGCGTCATCCTCATCGGATGGATAGGCAGCACGGCTTTGGCGGCTCACCAAGCTGCCGTAACCTTCTCGACCATCGGATTCCTGCTCTATTCGGGTATCGGTGCGGCCATCACAATCGGTATCAGCAAAGCCCGCGGCAGCGGACAAAAAGAGGAGATAAGGCCCATCGCCACGGCCGGCATACACCTTGTGCTGCTGCTCGTGCTACTGGTTACCGGCGTCATGTTCTTTACCCGTCAGCATATCGGTTACATCTTCACCGACTCGCCCGATGTAGCCAGGCTCGTGTCGGCCATCGTCATTCCCATGATGGTCTACCAGTTGGGCGACGGCATGCAGATTTCGCTCGCCGGCGCACTGCGCGGGCTGGGTGTGGTGAAACCGATGGTGTGGATTGCTTTTGTCAGCTACTTCGTCGTGAGCCTGCCCGCCTCCTACGCATTTGCCTTTTTATGCCATGGCGAAGCCCCGGGGGTATGGTGGGGCTACCCGGTAGGTCTCTCTTGTGCGGCACTGCTCTTCTTGTGGAAGTTCTTGCAGAACAGCCGTCCTTCGGCACTCCGGCCGTAA
- a CDS encoding putative porin produces MKRLLVFSLLAWSVICGYAAKKQVIGEPYAWRLSQPLGTPYRVPMDTLIDNFYNTDLPISYSTAYSYTGNLGGASMSKVFFDRPEMPQFIFKQPYDYLIYTPANYTYYNTRIPMTLASYLFGGGKQTKQEDLKAEFSGNVNKRLAIAAGIQYLYSRGNYDHQGNKDLSWQVAGSYIGDRYQMHAFANTYNFVSQENGGISDTQFILDPDEVASGQGSFDSQSIPVYLYNAFNRVRGQNYYLTQRYNLGFYKTQQVDDTTTVEVFTPVTSFIHTIEYNNNMRRFVNQSAREDTAFFKNTYFSENGTNDSTQYWSLKNTLGISLLEGFNKYAKMGMSAYLTHEVRRFTLMSDVIPGIMLTPPSTPMLDAGDNAALYSVVQSPKIYTENVLWVGGVLSKQQGELLTYTVDGKVGLIGVDAGATDINGEIQTRFNIRKTTVQLRAYGFFKNLTPAFYYRHYVSNHFIWENNFGKTRKFRVGGEFSLPATGTIINVGVENVQNHVYFDNDCLPRQDDRILQIFSAMVKQKIKWGIFNLDLEAVYQKSSDSKVIPLPDLSAYAQMYLDFKIAKVLQVQFGVDCKYHTSYYAEAYQPATLSFHTQDEVKVGNYPLMNVYANMKMKMVRFYVMYTHFNQGLFGGNNYFLMPNYPYNPAMLQFGLCVNFAN; encoded by the coding sequence ATGAAGAGGTTATTGGTATTTTCTCTTTTGGCGTGGTCGGTGATATGTGGATATGCCGCCAAGAAGCAGGTGATAGGAGAGCCCTATGCGTGGCGGCTGTCCCAGCCCTTGGGAACACCCTATCGGGTACCGATGGATACGCTCATCGATAATTTCTACAATACCGATTTGCCCATTTCTTATTCCACGGCCTATTCCTACACGGGAAACTTGGGCGGCGCCTCGATGTCGAAGGTCTTTTTCGACCGTCCCGAAATGCCGCAATTCATCTTCAAGCAGCCCTACGACTACCTTATCTATACGCCGGCGAACTATACCTATTACAACACCCGCATACCCATGACGCTGGCGTCGTACCTCTTCGGCGGGGGAAAGCAGACCAAGCAGGAAGACCTCAAAGCCGAGTTCTCGGGCAACGTCAACAAGCGTTTGGCCATAGCTGCCGGCATACAATATCTCTATTCCCGAGGGAATTACGACCACCAGGGAAACAAGGATTTGTCGTGGCAGGTGGCCGGCTCCTACATAGGCGACCGTTACCAGATGCACGCCTTTGCCAATACCTATAATTTCGTATCGCAGGAGAACGGCGGCATTTCCGACACGCAGTTTATTCTCGACCCCGACGAGGTGGCTTCGGGACAAGGCTCGTTCGATTCGCAGTCGATACCCGTTTATCTCTACAATGCCTTCAACCGGGTGCGGGGGCAGAACTATTATCTCACCCAGCGTTACAATCTCGGATTTTACAAGACGCAGCAGGTCGACGATACGACCACGGTCGAAGTCTTTACGCCGGTTACCAGCTTTATCCACACGATAGAGTACAACAACAACATGCGGCGGTTTGTCAATCAGTCGGCACGAGAAGACACGGCATTCTTCAAAAACACCTATTTCAGCGAAAACGGTACCAATGACTCGACCCAATATTGGTCGCTGAAAAACACGTTGGGCATTTCGTTGCTCGAAGGGTTTAACAAATACGCCAAGATGGGCATGTCGGCCTACCTCACGCACGAGGTGCGACGCTTTACGTTGATGAGCGATGTCATACCCGGCATCATGCTCACCCCTCCTTCAACGCCGATGCTCGATGCCGGCGATAATGCCGCCTTGTATAGTGTCGTGCAATCCCCCAAAATCTATACCGAGAATGTCTTGTGGGTGGGCGGCGTCCTGTCGAAGCAACAAGGTGAATTGCTGACATACACGGTCGATGGGAAGGTGGGCCTGATCGGTGTCGATGCGGGTGCCACCGACATCAACGGGGAGATACAGACCCGTTTCAACATACGCAAGACCACGGTGCAGTTGCGGGCTTACGGCTTCTTCAAGAATCTGACGCCGGCATTTTATTACCGGCACTATGTCTCGAACCATTTCATTTGGGAAAACAATTTCGGCAAGACGCGTAAATTCCGTGTAGGCGGGGAGTTCTCCTTGCCGGCCACCGGAACCATCATTAATGTCGGTGTCGAAAATGTGCAGAACCACGTCTATTTCGACAACGATTGCCTGCCCCGGCAAGACGACCGCATCTTGCAGATTTTCAGTGCCATGGTAAAGCAGAAGATAAAATGGGGCATCTTCAACCTCGACCTCGAAGCGGTGTATCAGAAATCGAGCGACTCCAAAGTGATACCCTTGCCCGATTTGAGCGCCTATGCGCAGATGTATCTCGACTTCAAGATAGCCAAGGTGTTGCAGGTGCAATTCGGGGTCGATTGCAAATACCACACCTCTTACTATGCCGAGGCCTACCAGCCGGCCACACTCTCGTTCCACACCCAGGACGAGGTGAAAGTGGGCAATTATCCGCTTATGAACGTCTATGCCAACATGAAGATGAAGATGGTGCGTTTCTATGTCATGTATACCCATTTCAACCAGGGACTGTTCGGCGGCAACAATTATTTCCTCATGCCCAATTATCCCTACAATCCCGCCATGTTGCAATTTGGCCTCTGCGTCAACTTCGCCAACTGA
- the uvrB gene encoding excinuclease ABC subunit UvrB: MPFKIVSPYSPTGDQPEAIAELSRGIVEGLPAQTLLGVTGSGKTFTMANVIERVQKPTLILSHNKTLAAQLYSEFKNFFPDNAVEYFVSYYDYYQPEAYIPTTDTYIEKDLAINEEIDRLRLAATSSLLSGRKDVIVVSSVSCLYGIGNPEDFHSNMIEVKVGERLERNDFLRRLVDGLYSRNEVDLQRGNFRVKGDTVDVYPAYQDEIVRVTFWGDEIDSIESVDPSTGYTVSRFDSYNIYPANIFVTTKERINRAVDEITLDLGRQVEFFKSIGKELEAKRIYERVTYDLEMIKEVGYCSGIENYSRYFDGRMPGTRPFCLLDYFPKDFLVIIDESHVTVPQIRAMYGGDNSRKVNLVEYGFRLPAAIDNRPLTFAEFESLVPQVIYVSATPADYELMRSEGVVVEQVIRPTGLLDPVIEVRPSLNQIDDLLEEIQQRVERNERVLVTTLTKRMAEELNAYLLRLDIHCNYIHSDVDTLDRIQIIDDLRKGVYDVLIGVNLLREGLDLPEVSLVAILDADKEGFLRSHRSLTQTAGRAARNLNGRVIMYADRITESMQQTIDETNRRREKQLAYNEAHHITPQAIRKAYNTALARREEKPVEPAPVVSSQPTYEEEFDTVHVSLAADPVVRYMSKDQLKKNMENVRRQMVAAAKNMEFIEAARLRDELLKLEDLYNQK, encoded by the coding sequence ATGCCGTTCAAAATTGTTTCGCCATATAGTCCTACCGGAGATCAGCCCGAAGCCATTGCCGAGCTTTCCCGCGGAATTGTCGAAGGTCTGCCGGCGCAAACGCTCTTGGGTGTTACCGGCTCGGGAAAAACCTTCACGATGGCCAACGTCATAGAGCGGGTGCAGAAGCCCACGCTCATTCTTAGCCACAACAAGACGTTGGCGGCGCAACTGTATAGCGAGTTTAAGAATTTCTTCCCCGACAATGCCGTCGAGTATTTTGTTTCATATTACGACTATTATCAACCCGAGGCTTATATCCCCACGACCGATACCTACATCGAGAAGGATTTGGCCATCAATGAAGAAATCGACCGCTTGCGTCTTGCTGCCACCTCGTCGCTCTTGTCGGGAAGAAAAGACGTCATCGTCGTTTCGTCGGTCTCCTGTCTCTACGGCATAGGAAATCCCGAAGATTTCCATAGTAACATGATCGAGGTGAAGGTGGGGGAGCGCCTGGAACGGAATGATTTTCTCCGACGACTGGTCGACGGCCTTTATTCGCGCAACGAGGTCGACCTGCAACGCGGTAATTTCCGGGTCAAGGGCGACACGGTCGACGTCTATCCCGCTTATCAAGATGAGATTGTGCGCGTCACGTTTTGGGGCGATGAGATTGACTCCATAGAGAGTGTCGACCCCTCTACGGGATATACCGTTTCCCGTTTTGACAGCTACAACATTTATCCGGCCAACATTTTCGTCACGACCAAAGAGCGCATCAACCGCGCCGTCGATGAGATAACGCTCGATTTGGGACGTCAGGTCGAATTTTTCAAGTCGATAGGCAAGGAGCTCGAAGCCAAACGCATCTATGAACGGGTCACCTATGACCTCGAAATGATAAAGGAGGTGGGATACTGCTCGGGTATCGAAAACTACTCCCGCTATTTCGACGGGCGTATGCCCGGAACCCGCCCTTTCTGTCTGCTCGACTATTTTCCCAAGGATTTCCTGGTGATTATCGACGAGAGCCATGTTACCGTGCCGCAGATACGCGCCATGTATGGCGGTGACAATTCCCGGAAAGTCAATCTCGTGGAATATGGCTTCCGCCTGCCCGCCGCCATCGACAACCGTCCGTTGACCTTTGCCGAGTTTGAGTCGCTGGTGCCGCAGGTCATTTATGTGAGCGCGACGCCGGCCGATTATGAACTGATGCGCAGCGAAGGGGTGGTCGTGGAGCAGGTAATCCGGCCCACCGGTCTGCTCGACCCCGTCATCGAGGTACGTCCCAGTCTCAACCAAATCGACGACCTGCTCGAAGAGATACAGCAACGGGTCGAGCGCAACGAGCGGGTTCTCGTCACGACCCTCACCAAGCGCATGGCCGAGGAGTTGAATGCTTATCTGCTGCGTCTCGACATACATTGCAACTATATCCACTCCGATGTCGACACGCTCGACCGCATACAGATTATCGACGACCTACGCAAGGGCGTGTACGATGTCCTTATCGGGGTGAACCTGTTGCGGGAGGGGCTCGACCTGCCCGAGGTCTCGCTCGTGGCGATACTCGATGCCGACAAGGAGGGTTTTCTGCGTTCGCATCGCTCGCTCACGCAGACGGCCGGCCGGGCGGCACGCAACCTCAACGGTCGTGTCATCATGTATGCCGACCGCATTACCGAGAGTATGCAGCAGACCATCGATGAGACCAACCGGCGCCGCGAAAAACAGTTGGCCTATAACGAGGCCCATCACATTACGCCGCAGGCCATACGCAAAGCCTACAACACGGCATTGGCACGCCGGGAAGAAAAGCCCGTTGAACCGGCACCTGTTGTCTCTTCTCAACCCACTTACGAGGAGGAGTTCGATACGGTGCATGTGTCGTTGGCGGCCGACCCGGTGGTGCGCTACATGAGCAAGGACCAACTCAAAAAAAATATGGAAAACGTGCGCCGTCAGATGGTGGCCGCAGCCAAGAACATGGAATTTATCGAGGCCGCCCGTTTGCGCGATGAACTGTTGAAACTCGAAGACCTTTATAATCAGAAGTAG
- the bamD gene encoding outer membrane protein assembly factor BamD has product MKKAAYLGILLLICASCGEYYKVQKSTDLDVKYQYAKKCFDTGKYNRAYTLLEDLVAVFKGTDKGEESLYLLSLSHFMAKNYDTAGDYFATYYRSYPKGEYTEMARYYSGLSYYNDSPDPRLDQAITYKAIEELQMYIDYYPRGEKVTEAQDMIVKLQEKLVEKEYLNATTYLNIGNYLGRNYFESAVITAQNALKTFPYTQKKEDLLMLILRARYKEAEESILEKKGERYRNTIDEYYAYINEFPEGKYKKEAESIFKNASKYIDDIE; this is encoded by the coding sequence ATAAAGAAAGCGGCATATTTGGGCATACTTCTGTTGATTTGCGCGTCGTGCGGCGAATACTACAAAGTGCAGAAAAGCACCGACTTGGACGTGAAATACCAGTATGCCAAGAAGTGCTTCGACACCGGCAAGTACAACCGTGCCTACACGCTGCTCGAAGACTTGGTTGCCGTGTTCAAAGGCACCGACAAGGGCGAAGAATCGCTCTACCTGTTGTCGCTGAGTCATTTTATGGCCAAGAACTATGACACGGCCGGAGACTACTTTGCCACATACTACCGCAGCTATCCCAAGGGCGAATATACCGAAATGGCTCGCTACTATTCGGGATTGAGTTACTACAACGACTCCCCCGACCCCCGTCTCGACCAAGCCATTACCTACAAAGCCATCGAGGAGTTGCAGATGTATATCGACTACTATCCCCGGGGTGAAAAGGTAACCGAGGCGCAGGATATGATTGTGAAACTGCAAGAGAAACTGGTCGAAAAAGAGTACTTAAACGCCACCACCTATCTCAACATCGGTAACTACTTGGGACGCAACTATTTCGAATCGGCCGTCATCACCGCACAGAACGCCCTGAAAACATTCCCCTATACCCAGAAAAAAGAAGACCTCCTCATGCTCATTTTACGAGCCCGCTACAAGGAGGCCGAAGAGAGTATCCTGGAGAAAAAAGGGGAACGTTATAGAAACACCATCGATGAATACTACGCCTACATCAACGAATTTCCCGAAGGGAAATACAAAAAAGAGGCCGAGAGCATTTTCAAAAATGCCAGCAAGTACATCGACGACATAGAATAA